The following proteins are co-located in the Sebastes umbrosus isolate fSebUmb1 chromosome 24, fSebUmb1.pri, whole genome shotgun sequence genome:
- the LOC119483899 gene encoding angio-associated migratory cell protein, whose protein sequence is MDNTQQHSIVLHGDEEIIEVIDLNEMEPDPDDLADDLEDVDFEDAGIADDDEGWETDDEMEAERDDSELTFSKHTGSVFCVSLDPATNTMAVTGGEDDKAYVWRVSDGEVLLECTGHKDSVTCALFSHDSSMVATGDMSGVIKVWKVETKEEIWSFEVGDLEWMEWHPCAPVLLAGTDDGNVWMWKIPSGDCKTFQCSASQATSGKILPDGKRAVVGYEDGTVRVWDLKQGNAIHVIKGQEGHKGALTCLACNKDSSLVLTGSEDGWAKLINTTTGKVVGAFIVEGGKAKGSKDEEETNSVESVGFCNILPLVAVAYLDGTLAIYDLKTQVLRHRCQHEAGIVHLQWEESSSVVSTCCLDGALRLWDARSGGLVSEYGGHTAEILNFAINREASLAVTASGDNQAKVFCLQRPDR, encoded by the exons CCTAAACGAGATGGAGCCTGATCCAG ATGACTTGGCCGATGACTTGGAGGACGTCGACTTCGAAGACGCCGGAATCGCAGACGACGACGAAGGATGGGAGACCGATGACGAGATGGAGGCTGAGCGGGACGACAGCGAGCTCACCTTCTCCAAACACACAG GCTCGGTGTTTTGCGTGAGCTTGGATCCTGCGACAAACACCATGGCTGTAACGGGAGGAGAGGATGATAAGGCGTACGTTTGGAGGGTGAGCGACGGAGAAGTCCTGCTGGAGTGCACAG GTCACAAAGACTCCGTGACGTGCGCCCTGTTCAGCCATGACTCCTCCATGGTGGCTACGGGTGACATGAGCGGCGTGATTAAAGTGTGGAAAGTAGAAACCAAAGAGGAGATCTGGTCCTTCGAGGTGGGAGATCTGGAG TGGATGGAGTGGCATCCCTGCGCTCCGGTGCTGCTGGCGGGAACAGACGACGGCAACGTGTGGATGTGGAAGATCCCTTCAGGAGACTGTAAAACCTTCCAGTGTTCTGCAAGCCAGGCCACCAGCGGCAAAATCCTCCCCGATG GTAAACGGGCCGTGGTGGGTTATGAGGATGGGACGGTCCGCGTGTGGGATTTGAAGCAGGGAAACGCCATCCACGTCATTAAAG GTCAGGAGGGACACAAGGGGGCGCTGACCTGCCTGGCCTGCAACAAGGACAGCTCTCTGGTGCTGACGGGTTCAGAGGACGGCTGGGCCAAACTCATCAACACCACCACCGGAAAG gtggtCGGAGCGTTCATTGTGGAGGGAGGTAAAGCCAAAGGGTCTAAAGACGAGGAAGAAACCAACTCTGTGGAATCTGTGGGATTCTGCAACAT CCTGCCTCTCGTGGCCGTGGCGTACCTGGACGGGACTCTGGCCATATACGACCTCAAAACACAGGTCCTGAGGCACAGGTGCCAACATGAG GCGGGCATCGTTCACCTGCAGTGGGAAGAGTCTTCTTCGGTGGTGTCCACTTGCTGCTTAGACGGAGCGCTGCGCTTATGGGACGCTCGTTCTGGCGGCTTGGTGTCGGAGTACGGCGGCCACACCGCGGAGATCCTCAACTTCGCCATCAACAG GGAAGCGTCTCTCGCAGTAACCGCTTCAGGAGACAACCAGGCGAAAGTCTTCTGCCTCCAAAGACCCGACCGGTaa
- the gpbar1 gene encoding G-protein coupled bile acid receptor 1: MMDCNDSHALLSGEQLIYAITIPLSTSIILANLVIILGIAWNRQLHNTPNYFFLSLLVADLCTGVALPFVPLMGLNRELSFSSCLVAHIFPNFLFLAFLLNLVMVHYERYICIVDPLRYNNLWMHRSFPLALLVVWAPPLLFASLPAFGWNNWTGPDWDGCCASGQNMPLSNCSANKTMCCSYRRVFPNAFIYLEVYGLVLPAILTIAGMTCRVLWITRGQLKDICRLHRSVERGSQASDREQRLNLRYTRCVVAVSLTFLACWVPYLIYMHVCIAFLISDTKWSSTTHIVLSCTGIGSMAVVPVVLGLANRQYTEPAYKLVQKLRDRWRRRMQESQEVAV; this comes from the coding sequence ATGATGGACTGCAACGACTCCCATGCTCTGCTCTCCGGGGAGCAGCTCATCTACGCCATCACCATACCGCTGTCGACCTCCATCATCTTGGCCAATCTCGTCATCATCTTGGGCATCGCGTGGAACCGCCAGCTCCACAACACGCCCAACTACTTCTTCCTCAGCCTGTTAGTGGCAGATTTGTGCACGGGCGTGGCGCTGCCTTTCGTACCGTTAATGGGCCTGAACCGGGAGTTGAGTTTTAGCTCCTGCCTGGTGGCTCACATTTTCCCAAACTTCCTCTTCCTGGCGTTCCTTCTCAACTTAGTAATGGTCCACTATGAGCGCTACATTTGCATCGTCGACCCCCTGCGTTACAATAACTTGTGGATGCATCGCAGCTTTCCTCTGGCGTTGCTTGTGGTTTGGGCGCCGCCACTTCTATTCGCATCGCTACCTGCTTTTGGTTGGAATAACTGGACGGGGCCAGATTGGGATGGCTGTTGTGCAAGTGGCCAAAATATGCCACTTTCAAACTGTTCAGCAAACAAAACCATGTGCTGCTCCTACAGGCGAGTATTCCCCAATGCTTTTATCTACTTGGAGGTGTACGGACTCGTCTTACCTGCTATTCTTACCATCGCTGGCATGACATGCCGTGTTTTATGGATCACCCGAGGCCAGCTGAAGGACATTTGTCGCCTCCACCGTTCAGTGGAGCGGGGAAGTCAGGCCTCGGACCGAGAGCAGAGGCTGAACCTGCGGTACACCCGCTGCGTGGTGGCGGTGTCGCTGACGTTCCTCGCATGCTGGGTGCCCTACCTCATTTACATGCACGTCTGCATAGCGTTCTTGATCAGCGACACCAAGTGGAGCTCCACCACTCACATCGTGCTGTCGTGCACCGGTATCGGGAGCATGGCGGTGGTGCCGGTGGTGCTCGGCCTCGCTAACAGGCAGTATACAGAACCTGCGTACAAACTTGTCCAGAAACTCAGAGACAGATGGAGGCGAAGGATGCAGGAATCACAGGAGGTGGCAGTCTGA